In a genomic window of Methanosarcina horonobensis HB-1 = JCM 15518:
- a CDS encoding adenylyltransferase/cytidyltransferase family protein, translating to MTRVLATGTFDILHPGHVYFLTQARALGDELFVIVARDSNVTHKPKPVVPEEQRLEMVDALGTVDKAILGSEKDMFEPLKEIRPDIIALGYDQHFDIELLEKELTKRELHAKVVRIPLSKKCPLCSTGAIIKEALKRYG from the coding sequence TTGACGCGTGTACTTGCTACCGGGACTTTTGATATTCTCCATCCGGGACATGTTTATTTTCTGACTCAGGCTCGGGCTCTTGGTGATGAACTATTTGTCATTGTTGCCAGGGATTCCAATGTGACTCATAAGCCAAAGCCAGTAGTGCCCGAGGAGCAGAGACTTGAGATGGTAGATGCACTTGGAACGGTAGACAAAGCCATTCTTGGCAGTGAAAAGGACATGTTCGAACCCCTGAAAGAGATCAGGCCGGATATCATTGCTCTCGGCTATGACCAGCATTTTGATATTGAGCTTCTGGAAAAAGAACTTACTAAAAGAGAGCTTCATGCAAAAGTAGTGAGGATCCCCCTTTCAAAGAAATGCCCTCTCTGCAGTACCGGTGCGATTATAAAAGAGGCCCTTAAACGGTATGGGTAA
- a CDS encoding PGF-pre-PGF domain-containing protein — translation MNLTLPATSVATASSSPVITETQITHSGTANGPAIYGNKIVWSDWRKGQNNNDIYMYDLSTSRETQMSNSGSATGPAVYNNRIVWMVSSGTQHNTDIYMYDLSNSKETQISHSGYASIPSIYDNRIVWMDNSNAKLDIYMHDLSTSRETQITHSGSADSPAFYGNKAVFVDYHEGVTTPNIYMYDLSTSEETQISHSGKAANPAIYGNKIVWQDNRNGNPDIYMYDLATSKETRITTNESYQGSPAIYGDRIVWQDNRNGNPDIYMYDLSTSKETQVTTDSSEQYFPYIYGNRIVWRDHRNGNDDIYMAAISEEETKPNLPVADVPYAYIANDIERTVSVIDTFTNTIIATVNVGFGSMGVTFSPDGKRVYVANAGDNTISIIDTASNTVTDTVKIRGGPNGIAITPDGTKLYAVTGSTPGNVYVIDTDKKTVIATINGLNASHRIAITPDGTKAYVANSGSDNVLIIDTATNTITTTVDVGVTPLGITVSPDGTKVYVANYGINTISVIDTETNTVTATVNVGAGPGDISVSPNGEKVYVANSGGDTVSIINTNSNAVVSIVEVGENPVGVGLTPDGKKAYIMNHVSDDISVIDTETNTVITTVNAGMNPASSGKFIGYIQVPYLIIPAANFSANVTSGDAPLAVQFTDLSQYSTGRTWDFNNDWQGDSSEVSPTYVFTNPGTYNVNLIASNENGTDKKTVTITVKENSNNSENSSNENNSNEPSDSSTSSDSGSSSGSSSSSDSSGSSDSSSSSGGSHSSGGSHHSSGSSGGGTGGSPEPQKNVEFKDTTKVFIPNGKQVHFNFTNDVTVVESISFESKKTMGKTTAIVENLKNKSSLVTGLPEGTMYKSFNVWVGNAGYGESDKIQNATVAFKVEKSWLDENNIDQSSVNLYKHDEDGKEWIELTPIVTGEDDNYLHFTAGTSGFSSFVIAGDTEGSALTSEPVEESVATEVRSAGNATATGILENYRLMDSILEIINKFLGR, via the coding sequence TTGAATCTCACTTTACCTGCCACATCGGTAGCCACTGCGAGTAGTTCGCCAGTAATCACTGAGACTCAGATCACTCACAGCGGAACAGCAAATGGTCCTGCAATTTATGGCAATAAGATAGTGTGGTCCGACTGGCGCAAGGGACAGAATAATAATGACATCTACATGTATGACCTCTCAACTTCCAGGGAAACGCAGATGTCTAACAGCGGCTCGGCAACGGGTCCTGCGGTATATAACAACAGGATAGTGTGGATGGTTTCTTCCGGTACACAGCACAATACTGATATTTACATGTATGATCTCTCAAATTCTAAGGAAACTCAGATTTCACACAGCGGGTATGCATCTATTCCAAGCATCTATGACAACAGGATAGTGTGGATGGATAATAGTAATGCAAAGTTAGATATCTACATGCACGATCTCTCAACCTCCAGAGAAACTCAGATTACCCACAGCGGATCAGCAGATAGTCCTGCTTTTTATGGAAACAAAGCAGTGTTTGTGGATTATCACGAAGGAGTGACTACTCCTAATATCTATATGTATGACCTCTCAACTTCGGAAGAGACTCAGATTTCCCACAGTGGGAAAGCGGCCAATCCTGCAATTTATGGAAACAAGATAGTATGGCAGGATAACCGCAACGGAAACCCGGATATTTACATGTATGATCTCGCTACTTCGAAGGAAACTAGGATAACTACCAATGAATCATATCAAGGGAGCCCTGCTATCTACGGTGACAGGATAGTATGGCAGGATAACCGCAACGGAAACCCGGATATCTACATGTATGATCTTTCAACTTCCAAGGAAACGCAGGTTACAACTGATAGCTCAGAGCAGTATTTTCCCTATATCTACGGTAACAGGATAGTATGGCGAGACCATCGTAACGGAAACGACGATATATATATGGCCGCTATTTCGGAAGAAGAAACGAAACCTAACTTACCTGTTGCAGATGTCCCGTATGCATATATCGCAAACGACATCGAAAGAACTGTTTCTGTAATTGACACATTTACAAACACCATTATAGCTACGGTGAATGTCGGGTTCGGTTCAATGGGAGTAACATTCAGCCCGGATGGAAAAAGGGTTTATGTGGCCAATGCAGGGGATAATACTATTTCCATAATAGACACGGCAAGCAACACTGTTACAGACACGGTGAAGATCAGGGGAGGTCCCAATGGAATTGCAATCACTCCAGATGGTACAAAGTTATATGCGGTAACCGGCTCGACCCCTGGTAATGTCTATGTGATTGACACGGACAAAAAAACTGTTATAGCCACAATAAATGGATTAAACGCTTCCCATAGAATTGCAATTACCCCCGATGGAACAAAAGCATATGTAGCTAACTCCGGAAGCGACAACGTTTTAATAATTGACACAGCTACCAACACCATCACAACCACAGTAGATGTTGGGGTTACTCCTTTAGGAATTACAGTCAGTCCTGATGGAACAAAGGTGTATGTGGCGAACTACGGCATCAACACTATATCTGTAATTGATACTGAAACAAACACTGTTACAGCGACTGTGAATGTAGGAGCAGGACCAGGGGATATCTCTGTCAGCCCTAATGGTGAAAAAGTTTATGTAGCCAATTCTGGTGGTGATACTGTTTCTATAATTAACACAAATTCAAATGCCGTTGTATCCATCGTGGAGGTCGGAGAAAACCCTGTTGGAGTCGGTCTCACTCCTGATGGAAAAAAGGCATACATCATGAACCATGTAAGTGACGACATCTCAGTAATTGACACTGAAACAAATACTGTTATAACCACGGTGAATGCAGGAATGAATCCGGCTTCCAGTGGAAAGTTTATAGGTTACATCCAGGTACCATACCTCATAATTCCTGCTGCAAACTTTAGCGCCAATGTTACCAGTGGTGATGCTCCTCTTGCAGTCCAGTTTACAGACCTTTCTCAGTATTCAACAGGAAGAACCTGGGACTTCAATAATGACTGGCAGGGTGACTCCAGTGAGGTATCTCCTACGTATGTGTTTACAAACCCAGGGACATACAATGTTAACCTGATAGCGAGCAACGAAAATGGAACCGATAAAAAAACTGTTACAATAACTGTGAAGGAAAATAGTAATAATAGCGAAAACAGCAGTAATGAGAACAACTCCAACGAACCTTCGGACTCGTCCACTTCTTCTGATTCTGGTAGTTCCTCCGGTTCCAGTAGTTCCAGTGATTCTTCCGGTTCTTCGGACTCTTCCAGTTCATCAGGCGGGTCTCACAGCTCTGGTGGCAGCCATCATAGTTCCGGGAGCTCAGGTGGCGGAACCGGCGGATCTCCGGAACCCCAAAAGAATGTAGAGTTCAAAGACACAACTAAAGTGTTCATTCCAAACGGAAAACAGGTTCATTTCAACTTTACAAACGATGTAACTGTGGTTGAATCTATTAGCTTTGAATCCAAGAAAACCATGGGAAAGACTACAGCTATTGTAGAGAACCTGAAAAACAAGTCTTCTCTCGTTACAGGTCTTCCTGAAGGAACTATGTATAAGTCCTTCAATGTGTGGGTAGGAAATGCTGGATACGGAGAATCGGATAAAATCCAGAATGCAACAGTGGCCTTCAAAGTAGAAAAGTCTTGGCTTGATGAAAACAATATTGATCAGTCTTCCGTTAATCTATATAAGCATGATGAAGATGGTAAAGAATGGATTGAACTTACTCCAATCGTAACAGGTGAAGATGACAATTACCTGCATTTTACAGCAGGAACTTCTGGCTTTTCTTCATTCGTTATAGCGGGAGATACAGAAGGTTCCGCTTTAACTTCAGAGCCTGTTGAAGAATCTGTCGCAACTGAAGTCAGAAGTGCTGGTAATGCTACAGCTACAGGGATTCTCGAAAATTATAGATTAATGGATAGTATCTTAGAGATTATAAACAAATTCCTGGGAAGATAA
- a CDS encoding DUF166 domain-containing protein, producing the protein MRILVLYSGELGRKVIQNLINSSNFCVSCGELCNHCRQARKSYANLIVGIHEFQDDLPPFIEEPSQFMPPKLPECDLILAIGIHPDLLAAVPEVVQKTGAKAVIAPAEDSKKTPAGVLEQLRKELEATGVEFEAPKPFCALEKTGKPVIDAFVDLGFGKPVLRIEMSPDGKMFTGAGVLRDAPCGSTWFVAKKLSWTDLQGYKETISGAHHSYPCTGSMDKDPQIGDTILHKAGYIIREAVEDGMECAKKEKVRFSATCSDEVEALAFEN; encoded by the coding sequence ATGAGAATCCTTGTACTTTATTCAGGCGAACTCGGAAGAAAGGTTATTCAGAATCTGATAAATTCATCAAATTTCTGCGTATCTTGCGGTGAGCTCTGCAACCACTGCCGTCAGGCAAGAAAATCTTATGCAAACCTGATTGTGGGGATTCATGAGTTTCAGGACGATCTGCCGCCATTTATTGAGGAACCCTCTCAGTTCATGCCTCCAAAGCTTCCGGAATGTGATCTGATCCTTGCTATAGGCATTCACCCTGATCTCCTTGCAGCCGTTCCCGAAGTAGTGCAGAAGACCGGAGCAAAAGCCGTAATCGCCCCTGCTGAGGATTCAAAGAAAACTCCTGCTGGGGTCCTTGAGCAGCTCAGAAAAGAACTTGAAGCCACAGGTGTCGAGTTTGAGGCTCCAAAACCCTTCTGTGCCCTTGAAAAAACCGGAAAGCCGGTAATAGACGCTTTCGTGGATCTCGGCTTTGGAAAGCCGGTTCTCAGGATCGAGATGAGTCCCGATGGGAAGATGTTCACAGGAGCAGGCGTGCTCAGGGATGCCCCCTGCGGCTCAACCTGGTTTGTCGCAAAAAAACTCAGCTGGACCGACCTTCAGGGATACAAAGAAACCATCTCAGGCGCTCACCATTCTTATCCCTGCACAGGGAGCATGGATAAAGACCCGCAGATCGGAGATACTATCCTGCACAAGGCCGGATATATCATAAGGGAAGCTGTGGAAGACGGAATGGAGTGTGCAAAAAAAGAAAAAGTCAGGTTTTCGGCAACTTGCAGCGATGAAGTTGAAGCCCTCGCTTTTGAAAACTGA
- a CDS encoding Mth938-like domain-containing protein gives MKPKIDSTSFGSIIVEGETFDYDILIRLDGRIEKREKMLSKEKYGTSHKISLEEAEHIYEEGTQKIIIGTGQTGFVELSEEAEDFFRGKRCGIELFPTPWAIERWNEIEGKVSAMFHVTC, from the coding sequence ATGAAACCAAAGATCGATTCCACAAGTTTTGGTTCAATCATCGTAGAAGGAGAGACTTTTGATTACGATATTCTTATTCGCCTTGACGGCAGGATAGAAAAACGGGAAAAAATGCTCTCAAAAGAAAAATACGGGACTTCCCATAAAATCTCTCTTGAAGAAGCAGAGCATATTTATGAGGAAGGAACACAAAAAATCATAATAGGAACCGGGCAGACAGGTTTCGTGGAACTCTCCGAGGAAGCTGAAGATTTTTTCAGGGGAAAAAGATGTGGAATCGAATTATTTCCTACCCCCTGGGCAATTGAGCGATGGAATGAAATCGAAGGCAAGGTTTCTGCAATGTTTCATGTAACCTGCTAA
- a CDS encoding 4Fe-4S binding protein has translation MKIKICIPTERIHNPIISESIIETGILLNIMVANIDSTYGELIADVKDSRFDKIKNALESRGAIVAILDRPIHRDEEECVECGACISVCPMNVYAFDENWSLCVDEKKCIQCGMCIKMCPHGALKLGE, from the coding sequence ATGAAAATAAAGATCTGCATCCCTACAGAAAGGATACATAACCCCATTATCTCCGAGTCTATTATCGAAACCGGAATCCTGCTTAATATTATGGTCGCAAACATCGACTCGACTTACGGAGAACTGATTGCAGACGTTAAAGATTCCAGATTCGACAAAATTAAAAACGCTCTCGAGTCAAGAGGAGCAATAGTTGCAATTCTGGATCGGCCCATTCACAGGGATGAGGAAGAATGTGTTGAATGCGGGGCCTGTATTTCTGTCTGCCCTATGAATGTTTACGCTTTTGATGAGAACTGGAGTCTCTGCGTGGATGAAAAGAAATGCATCCAGTGCGGCATGTGTATCAAGATGTGCCCGCACGGGGCTTTAAAACTGGGAGAATGA
- a CDS encoding L-aspartate semialdehyde sulfurtransferase: MVEKSVHEINKKIEDGSVNVVTAEEMVGIVENLGVEGAAREVDVVTTGTFGAMCSSGLMLNLGHSEPPIKIQKVWFNNVEAYSGIAAVDAYLGAAQISNTRGIQYGGAHVIEDLLRGKEINVHATSYGTDCYPRKVLDTTITLDDLNEAVLLNPRNAYQIYNAATNSSKRILNTYMGELLPNFGNITYSGAGVLSPLSNDPTYETIGTGTRIFIGGAQGYVIGNGTQHSPSSGFGTLMLKGNLKEMSPEYLRAASFTGYGTTLYMGIGIPIPILNEKIAAATAVRDEDITTNVLDYAVGSRDKPVVRMVNYAELRSGSVQIEGKDIPTSSLSSFKNARKIANELKEWVKHGTFFVSTPVERLCCEGSAKPMKQTQAVPLVKDVMSDFIVTIKKDQTVQDAAKKIWENSFNHLAVVSDTGELVGILTAWDISKAVAENIFDSVESVMTKKVLTCAPNEPVDLAARRLDRYGVSAMPVIDTQRRVLGIITSDNISKLLARRY, from the coding sequence ATGGTTGAAAAATCGGTTCATGAGATTAATAAAAAAATTGAAGATGGGAGTGTCAATGTAGTCACAGCCGAGGAAATGGTTGGTATTGTTGAAAACCTCGGCGTAGAAGGTGCTGCAAGAGAAGTGGATGTGGTTACTACAGGTACATTCGGAGCCATGTGCTCATCAGGTTTGATGCTTAATCTGGGTCATTCGGAACCACCAATCAAAATTCAGAAAGTCTGGTTCAATAATGTTGAGGCATACAGCGGAATTGCAGCTGTTGATGCTTATCTTGGAGCTGCTCAGATATCTAACACGCGCGGGATTCAGTACGGTGGGGCACATGTTATTGAAGACCTGCTCAGGGGAAAAGAAATTAATGTGCATGCAACTTCTTACGGGACTGACTGCTACCCAAGGAAAGTGCTTGATACGACAATTACTCTTGATGACCTGAACGAAGCAGTTCTTCTCAACCCCAGGAACGCCTACCAGATATATAATGCTGCAACAAACAGCTCCAAAAGGATTCTCAATACTTACATGGGCGAGCTTCTGCCCAACTTCGGGAATATCACTTACTCCGGCGCAGGAGTGCTTTCTCCCCTGTCAAATGACCCTACCTATGAAACCATAGGGACGGGCACAAGGATTTTTATCGGCGGAGCCCAGGGCTATGTTATAGGGAACGGAACCCAGCACTCCCCTTCGAGCGGGTTTGGGACCCTTATGCTTAAAGGAAACTTAAAAGAGATGAGCCCCGAGTATTTAAGAGCCGCCTCTTTTACAGGTTACGGGACAACTCTGTACATGGGAATTGGAATTCCTATCCCTATTCTTAATGAAAAGATCGCAGCCGCAACTGCAGTACGTGACGAGGATATCACTACCAATGTACTTGATTATGCAGTGGGCAGCAGGGATAAGCCTGTGGTCAGGATGGTAAACTATGCCGAACTCAGGTCAGGCTCTGTGCAGATTGAAGGAAAGGATATTCCAACATCTTCCCTTTCAAGCTTCAAGAATGCAAGAAAGATTGCAAATGAGCTCAAGGAATGGGTAAAGCACGGGACATTCTTTGTCAGCACGCCTGTGGAAAGACTTTGCTGCGAAGGATCGGCAAAACCCATGAAGCAGACTCAGGCAGTGCCTCTTGTAAAAGATGTTATGTCCGATTTCATTGTCACCATCAAAAAGGACCAGACTGTTCAGGATGCTGCAAAGAAGATCTGGGAGAATTCTTTCAACCACCTTGCAGTAGTTTCGGATACCGGTGAACTGGTAGGAATCCTGACTGCCTGGGACATTTCAAAAGCCGTTGCGGAAAATATTTTCGATTCCGTAGAAAGCGTCATGACGAAAAAAGTGCTTACATGTGCTCCGAACGAACCTGTAGACCTTGCAGCCCGCAGGCTGGACCGTTACGGCGTTTCGGCAATGCCGGTAATCGATACTCAGAGAAGAGTACTTGGAATTATCACAAGCGACAATATAAGCAAGCTCCTTGCAAGGAGGTACTGA
- a CDS encoding AIM24 family protein, giving the protein MGSYSLEDFIRKTGERAPGQGIFELEREHLLRVNLRGAVWTKMGSMIAYTGNIRFTREGALEHGLGKCVKISLAGEGVSLIKVEGIGKLYLADEGKKVSVLKLEKDSICVNFNDILAIEDSITWDIKMMRKLSGVVENEIYNVKLEGTGTIAITTHHEPLTLRVTRERPVFTYPSSTVAWAGNLEPEIKSDISLKTSAGRSTGESVQMVFRGEGFVVVEPGEEIYSHAQLEKVVSNVNVYT; this is encoded by the coding sequence ATGGGAAGCTACTCTTTAGAAGATTTTATCCGAAAAACAGGAGAAAGAGCCCCTGGACAGGGAATCTTTGAACTTGAACGGGAACATCTGCTGAGAGTGAATCTCAGAGGTGCAGTATGGACCAAAATGGGCTCCATGATAGCGTACACAGGGAATATAAGGTTTACACGAGAAGGGGCTCTCGAACACGGACTTGGAAAATGCGTAAAGATATCCCTGGCAGGAGAAGGGGTCAGCCTTATAAAAGTAGAAGGAATAGGAAAACTCTACCTTGCTGACGAAGGAAAGAAGGTCTCCGTTCTAAAACTTGAAAAAGACTCTATCTGCGTAAACTTCAATGATATCCTTGCCATTGAAGACTCCATTACCTGGGATATCAAGATGATGAGAAAACTCTCAGGAGTGGTGGAAAACGAGATTTACAATGTAAAACTGGAAGGAACTGGCACAATTGCAATTACCACTCACCATGAGCCTTTGACTTTAAGGGTAACCAGAGAGCGTCCGGTCTTTACTTACCCGAGCTCTACAGTTGCCTGGGCAGGAAACCTTGAGCCGGAAATAAAAAGTGACATCTCCCTGAAAACTAGCGCTGGAAGAAGCACTGGAGAATCCGTCCAGATGGTTTTCAGAGGAGAAGGATTTGTAGTAGTAGAGCCCGGTGAAGAGATTTACTCTCATGCACAGCTCGAAAAAGTAGTTTCGAATGTAAATGTTTATACTTAA
- a CDS encoding coiled-coil domain-containing protein: MKWIKKLFGKQESTHETTTSSEIDFAELPAWLEVNSQKISSEIEKDVSGLFKELEASISELKESNARLLEAKVEGNFDIRAVKRAKSNRENVTKQVGVFIDKLEVPENMDFGALKGFHEAAMQNLNTCLENMDRSFRYTRAVFPQESKDVTESLGRLGQVLNELGKTVLGHNQEMEAIKVISKYLKEIRELFASIEAENRELESKNQKIQALRDEAARIGKTLEEFKQGETWQKLQGLQEELALAGDRLKKAETGLNSLILPFSGNLSRIKKLHESGKYTLKPEVKRQLDICLETPANLDPSFFPELQKVLEDPALDIQIQKKEKSLAQIRSAVSGFEEKKREYIEARKAFKAKKSELAGSDTGELAGLEHKETELLTRIRLLEEEIESSEKKLVALKEELKAGEEKLQASVSVIDSNVKILFLP; encoded by the coding sequence TTGAAGTGGATCAAAAAGCTCTTTGGAAAACAAGAAAGCACGCACGAGACAACTACTTCCAGTGAAATCGATTTTGCTGAACTGCCCGCATGGCTGGAGGTAAATTCTCAAAAAATATCTTCTGAGATAGAAAAAGATGTATCGGGCCTTTTCAAAGAGCTTGAGGCTTCGATTTCCGAACTTAAAGAAAGCAATGCCAGGCTTCTGGAAGCAAAAGTTGAGGGAAATTTTGATATCAGGGCTGTAAAACGAGCAAAAAGTAACCGCGAAAACGTAACAAAGCAGGTAGGGGTATTCATAGATAAACTCGAAGTTCCGGAAAACATGGACTTTGGGGCGCTTAAAGGGTTTCATGAGGCAGCTATGCAGAACCTGAACACCTGCCTTGAAAATATGGACCGAAGCTTCCGGTACACCAGAGCTGTCTTTCCTCAGGAGTCAAAAGATGTTACTGAAAGCCTTGGCAGGCTAGGCCAGGTCCTCAACGAGCTCGGAAAAACGGTTCTGGGCCATAATCAGGAAATGGAAGCCATTAAGGTAATTTCTAAATATTTAAAAGAGATTCGGGAACTATTTGCCTCAATAGAGGCTGAAAACCGTGAACTCGAATCTAAAAACCAGAAAATTCAGGCTTTAAGAGACGAAGCTGCCAGAATCGGTAAAACTCTAGAAGAGTTCAAACAGGGAGAAACCTGGCAAAAACTGCAAGGTCTTCAGGAAGAATTAGCTCTGGCCGGGGACAGACTCAAAAAAGCTGAAACAGGCCTGAATTCCCTTATCCTGCCTTTTTCAGGCAACCTCTCAAGAATAAAGAAACTTCATGAAAGCGGCAAATATACTTTAAAGCCAGAGGTAAAGCGGCAGCTTGACATCTGCCTTGAAACCCCGGCAAATCTTGACCCTTCCTTTTTCCCTGAGCTCCAGAAGGTTCTCGAAGATCCTGCTCTTGATATACAAATCCAAAAGAAAGAGAAATCCCTGGCACAGATCCGGTCTGCAGTTTCGGGCTTTGAGGAGAAGAAAAGAGAGTATATTGAAGCCCGGAAGGCATTTAAAGCCAAAAAATCCGAACTTGCAGGCTCGGATACCGGAGAACTTGCCGGACTCGAACATAAAGAAACGGAACTTCTCACAAGAATCCGTCTGCTTGAAGAAGAGATCGAAAGTTCCGAAAAGAAACTGGTTGCCTTAAAAGAAGAGCTCAAAGCAGGAGAAGAAAAACTTCAAGCCAGTGTTTCCGTAATTGACAGCAATGTGAAAATTCTGTTCCTGCCTTGA
- a CDS encoding mechanosensitive ion channel family protein — MSLWFNVIPYTGITLSRLIFAIAVLIAGFVSVKFFVYFFRKGVQKTRLPELTTQFLANFLRILLYIIVVLVFLKSLNFDVDSFIVGLSAIIGLVLGLGMQDTFTNITAGIWVAAIRPIDREEIVVVNGQTGKVKSVGIMSTELLTPDNQLITIPNKLVWGSSIVNMTRMPTRRASVDVGISYSSDIEKAIKIALDLMKGHPLILQEPEPAVVTTELASSSVNLQLRAWTKTGDFMGVKNSLTAGIFEAYRKEGIEIPFPQMDIHVKEIKREAKEIQKGVGIINLD, encoded by the coding sequence ATGTCCTTATGGTTTAATGTAATTCCATATACCGGTATAACCCTGTCCAGATTGATTTTCGCAATAGCAGTACTGATTGCAGGGTTTGTTTCAGTAAAATTTTTTGTTTATTTTTTCAGGAAAGGGGTACAGAAAACAAGACTGCCTGAGCTTACGACTCAGTTTCTGGCAAATTTCCTGAGAATTCTTCTGTATATTATAGTTGTCCTGGTATTTTTGAAAAGCCTGAACTTTGATGTGGACAGTTTTATAGTGGGCCTTTCTGCGATAATAGGCCTGGTCCTGGGACTTGGTATGCAGGATACCTTTACGAATATAACAGCCGGAATATGGGTTGCTGCAATCAGACCCATTGACAGGGAAGAAATAGTAGTTGTAAACGGACAGACAGGAAAAGTAAAGTCAGTAGGGATTATGTCAACGGAACTTCTGACCCCTGACAACCAGCTTATAACAATCCCGAATAAGCTTGTCTGGGGAAGTTCGATTGTCAATATGACCCGCATGCCTACGAGACGGGCTTCCGTGGATGTGGGCATCAGCTATTCTTCAGATATCGAAAAAGCTATCAAAATAGCCCTTGATCTTATGAAAGGGCACCCTCTTATACTCCAGGAACCCGAACCTGCAGTGGTCACAACCGAACTTGCGAGTTCTTCCGTAAATTTGCAGCTCAGGGCCTGGACAAAGACCGGAGATTTTATGGGTGTAAAGAATTCACTTACTGCCGGGATCTTTGAAGCTTACAGAAAAGAAGGAATTGAAATTCCGTTCCCGCAGATGGATATACATGTAAAGGAGATAAAAAGGGAAGCAAAGGAAATTCAAAAAGGCGTTGGAATAATAAATTTGGACTGA